Proteins found in one Pelobacter seleniigenes DSM 18267 genomic segment:
- the dhaK gene encoding dihydroxyacetone kinase subunit DhaK produces MKKLINDVDQVVVEQLQGMAAAHPELQVNIAPHYICRAKKGDKVAVISGGGSGHEPMHGGFVGFGMLDGACPGEVFTSPTPDQMYECAKAVGSDKGVLFLVKNYTGDVMNFETAAELVAAEGMPIQSILVDDDVAVKDSLYTAGRRGVGLTVLMEKIVGAAAEAGYSLEACADLARKVNLNGRSMGMALTACTVPAAGKPNFELGDNEIEIGIGIHGEPGIRKAAMQTADEITETLFTQIIEDQGYSRTVREWDNNSSQWEEKKLVDEDFAPGDEMIAFVNSMGGTPLSELYAVYRKLDQLCAAKNIKIVRNLIGPYITSLEMQGFSITLLKADAEILKFWDAPVNTPGLRWGM; encoded by the coding sequence ATGAAAAAACTGATCAACGATGTCGACCAGGTTGTAGTTGAGCAATTACAGGGGATGGCCGCTGCCCACCCGGAACTGCAGGTGAATATCGCCCCGCACTATATCTGCCGGGCGAAAAAAGGGGACAAGGTGGCGGTTATTTCCGGCGGTGGCAGCGGTCACGAACCCATGCACGGCGGTTTTGTCGGCTTCGGGATGCTGGACGGGGCCTGCCCGGGCGAAGTCTTTACCTCACCGACTCCCGACCAGATGTATGAATGCGCCAAGGCTGTGGGCAGTGACAAGGGCGTTCTTTTCCTGGTTAAGAACTATACCGGCGACGTGATGAATTTCGAAACGGCAGCGGAACTGGTTGCCGCGGAAGGGATGCCGATTCAGAGCATCCTGGTGGATGACGATGTGGCGGTGAAAGACAGCCTGTATACCGCCGGGCGGCGCGGTGTCGGGCTGACCGTGCTGATGGAGAAAATCGTCGGCGCCGCCGCGGAAGCCGGCTATTCCCTGGAAGCTTGCGCGGACCTGGCCAGAAAGGTCAACCTCAACGGGCGTTCCATGGGCATGGCCCTGACCGCCTGCACCGTGCCTGCGGCAGGGAAACCGAATTTTGAGCTGGGCGACAATGAAATCGAAATCGGCATCGGGATTCATGGTGAACCCGGCATCCGGAAGGCCGCCATGCAAACCGCCGATGAAATTACCGAGACCCTCTTTACCCAGATCATTGAAGACCAGGGTTACAGCCGGACCGTGCGGGAATGGGATAACAATTCAAGCCAGTGGGAAGAGAAAAAACTGGTGGATGAGGATTTTGCGCCGGGCGATGAAATGATCGCTTTTGTCAACAGTATGGGCGGAACTCCGCTGTCGGAACTGTATGCGGTCTATCGTAAACTGGACCAGCTGTGTGCGGCAAAGAACATCAAGATCGTCCGCAACCTGATCGGTCCCTACATCACTTCGTTGGAAATGCAGGGCTTCTCCATCACCCTGTTAAAAGCGGATGCCGAGATATTGAAGTTCTGGGATGCCCCGGTGAACACCCCGGGATTGCGCTGGGGAATGTAA